A stretch of the Takifugu flavidus isolate HTHZ2018 chromosome 1, ASM371156v2, whole genome shotgun sequence genome encodes the following:
- the LOC130539321 gene encoding 39S ribosomal protein L27, mitochondrial-like has protein sequence MAAPVVLKSGRVLGLFVPAQSFFPNSLRFASKKAGGSSKNLGGQSPGRRYGFKKQDGNFVHAGNILATQRLLRYHPGAHVGMGTNNTLFALEDGYVKFTKEVYIPPPRSLKATEVITKLPKGSVLYKTFISVLPVKQDEKFRLVDKI, from the exons ATGGCGGCGCCCGTGGTGTTGAAGTCAGGACGAG TTTTAGGTCTCTTTGTGCCTGCTCAGTCTTTTTTTCCAAACTCTCTGAGGTTTGCCTCAAAAAAGGCTGGTGGAAGCAGTAAAAACCTAGGAGGACAGAGTCCAGGAAGGAGATATGGTTTCAAAAAACAGGATG GTAACTTTGTCCATGCTGGGAACATCCTTGCaacacagaggctgttgagatACCACCCAGGAGCTCAT GTGGGAATGGGAACAAACAATACCCTCTTTGCCCTTGAGGATGGTTACGTCAAATTCACCAAGGAGGTATACATTCCACCACCACGCAGCCTTAAGGCCACAGAGGTAATAACCAAGCTGCCTAAAGGAAGTGTGCTCTACAAGACCTTCATCAGTGTTTTGCCAGTCAAACAGGATGAAAAATTTAGACTTGTGGATAAGATTTAA